In one Pseudoclavibacter sp. Marseille-Q3772 genomic region, the following are encoded:
- a CDS encoding thioesterase family protein translates to MNELRCWSSATSTGKRRFHVPVFVRWRDQDAYGHVNNATVFTLLEEARIQAFWRPASGDEPHPLATDSAHGSRTHTLVAGHTIEYKSPIEYSELPIEVVLWISYLGSASAEISYEIWDNEQRSDRECRVIARTTIVFIDPQTLRPRRLTDEEREAWNAYLDDPVILRSDRKTAERFAHVDRPEPITSALNLDDVQAQQQQGH, encoded by the coding sequence ATGAACGAGCTTCGGTGTTGGAGTTCGGCGACGAGCACTGGAAAGCGGCGATTCCACGTTCCCGTGTTCGTCCGGTGGCGAGATCAGGATGCATACGGTCACGTCAACAACGCGACCGTATTCACCCTGCTGGAAGAAGCGCGCATCCAGGCATTCTGGCGGCCCGCGAGCGGTGACGAACCCCATCCTCTCGCCACTGACTCCGCACACGGTAGCCGGACACACACGCTCGTTGCCGGGCACACGATCGAATACAAATCACCGATCGAATACAGCGAGCTACCCATCGAGGTCGTGCTGTGGATTAGCTATCTCGGCAGTGCCTCGGCCGAGATTTCGTACGAGATTTGGGATAACGAACAGCGTTCCGATCGCGAATGTCGAGTCATCGCCCGCACCACGATCGTGTTCATCGACCCGCAAACCCTGCGGCCGCGACGGCTCACCGACGAAGAACGCGAAGCATGGAACGCCTACCTGGACGATCCGGTGATTCTGCGTAGCGATCGCAAAACGGCAGAACGCTTCGCGCATGTGGATCGACCAGAACCGATCACCTCGGCGCTCAACCTCGACGACGTGCAAGCTCAACAGCAGCAGGGGCACTAG
- the nadE gene encoding ammonia-dependent NAD(+) synthetase — MRTQQAHIIRTLGVKPNIDAQTEVTDRIQFLLDYLRHTGAKGFALGISGGQDSTLAGRLAQLACERARVEGIDATFVAMRLPHGVQLDEDDAQAALEFIAPDETVTVNIQAAVDALAQQFAPSELTDYNRGNVKARMRMVAQYALAGERGLLVLGTDHAAEAVTGFFTKFGDGGFDLTPLGGLTKEQGRELLRALDAPKHLYEKVPTADLLDDNPGRTDEDELGVRYTEIDTYLTGGDVSEEAAATIERHFARSAHKRHLPVAPYDTWWREDR, encoded by the coding sequence ATGCGTACCCAACAGGCACACATCATCCGCACGCTGGGCGTCAAGCCGAACATCGACGCGCAGACCGAGGTGACTGACCGCATCCAGTTCCTGCTGGACTACCTGCGCCACACGGGCGCAAAAGGGTTCGCGCTCGGCATCTCTGGTGGCCAGGATTCCACCCTGGCCGGACGGTTGGCCCAACTTGCGTGTGAGCGTGCGCGGGTGGAAGGCATCGACGCTACGTTCGTTGCCATGCGTTTACCCCACGGCGTACAACTTGACGAAGACGACGCGCAGGCCGCGCTCGAGTTCATCGCTCCGGACGAAACTGTAACCGTCAACATCCAAGCCGCCGTTGACGCACTCGCACAGCAGTTCGCGCCGAGCGAGCTCACTGACTACAACCGCGGCAACGTTAAGGCGCGGATGCGGATGGTCGCGCAATACGCGCTGGCAGGCGAGCGGGGGTTGCTCGTGTTGGGCACAGACCACGCAGCCGAAGCCGTCACCGGGTTCTTCACCAAGTTCGGTGACGGAGGGTTCGATCTCACCCCGCTGGGCGGGCTCACCAAAGAGCAGGGGCGCGAGCTATTACGCGCGCTCGACGCGCCGAAGCACCTGTACGAGAAGGTACCTACCGCTGACCTGCTGGACGACAACCCCGGCAGAACCGACGAAGACGAACTGGGCGTGCGCTACACCGAGATCGACACCTACCTAACCGGCGGTGACGTCTCGGAGGAAGCAGCCGCCACGATCGAGCGCCACTTTGCACGCTCAGCACATAAGCGGCACCTTCCCGTGGCGCCCTACGACACCTGGTGGCGCGAAGACCGCTGA
- a CDS encoding single-stranded DNA-binding protein, with the protein MTDLITITGVIGTDPELRTVRDNLSRLTMRVATSERKRNADGKWHDAHTNWYNVTAFGKLADNAHASLRKGQRIVCVGKLRLQSFERENGSFGTRVEVVANNLGPDLVTQQLQPRTVGAPAASADPSAENASGAQGWSDTASVASITGNVEQFVPDRQGDRVLEPAF; encoded by the coding sequence ATGACTGATCTCATCACCATCACCGGGGTAATCGGAACCGACCCTGAACTGCGCACCGTCCGCGATAACCTCAGCCGCCTCACGATGCGCGTTGCCACGAGCGAGCGCAAACGCAATGCCGACGGCAAATGGCACGATGCGCACACGAATTGGTACAACGTCACTGCCTTTGGCAAGTTGGCCGACAATGCACACGCGTCGCTGCGGAAAGGGCAACGGATTGTGTGCGTCGGTAAATTGCGATTGCAGTCGTTCGAGCGTGAGAACGGAAGTTTCGGTACGCGAGTTGAGGTCGTTGCCAATAACCTCGGCCCAGATCTAGTAACCCAACAGCTACAGCCGCGCACTGTCGGAGCGCCAGCCGCATCTGCCGATCCGTCTGCTGAAAACGCATCCGGTGCACAGGGATGGAGCGATACCGCCAGCGTCGCGTCGATAACCGGGAATGTCGAACAGTTCGTTCCGGATCGCCAGGGCGACCGCGTGCTTGAACCGGCGTTCTAG
- a CDS encoding rhodanese-related sulfurtransferase, whose translation MATPKILLYYVFTPLADPEAIRLWQQQLCESLGLRGRILVSPHGINGTVGGDVVECKKYVRALKQYAPFKNVDMKWSEGTGLDDQGFSLDFPRLSVKARNEIVAFGAPNEVKVDENGIVGGGIHLKPQEVHDLVAAKPDAVFFDGRNACEAQVGRFRGAVVPDTVTTHDFIRELESGKYDHLKDKPVITYCTGGVRCEILSALMINRGFNEVYQIDGGIVRYGETFGDDGLWDGELTVFDGRESMPLGTNPKIIGACVNCGSACSRLQNCAEVSCPQRLVVCPECAERQPLCDRHPATAAA comes from the coding sequence ATGGCCACTCCGAAGATTCTCTTGTATTACGTCTTCACTCCGCTGGCCGACCCCGAAGCCATCCGCCTCTGGCAGCAACAACTGTGCGAGAGCCTTGGCCTGCGCGGACGCATCCTCGTCTCCCCGCACGGAATCAACGGGACTGTCGGCGGCGATGTTGTCGAATGCAAAAAGTATGTGCGCGCGCTTAAGCAGTACGCGCCGTTCAAGAACGTCGACATGAAGTGGTCCGAGGGAACCGGCCTTGACGACCAGGGATTTTCGCTCGACTTCCCGCGCCTGAGCGTGAAGGCACGCAACGAGATTGTCGCGTTCGGCGCCCCGAACGAAGTCAAAGTTGACGAAAACGGCATCGTTGGCGGCGGCATCCACCTCAAGCCGCAAGAAGTGCACGATCTGGTGGCAGCGAAACCGGATGCGGTGTTCTTCGACGGTCGCAACGCGTGTGAAGCGCAGGTTGGTCGCTTCCGCGGCGCCGTGGTCCCCGACACGGTCACCACACACGACTTCATCCGCGAACTCGAATCCGGAAAGTACGACCACCTCAAAGACAAACCGGTCATCACTTACTGCACCGGCGGCGTTCGCTGCGAGATCCTCTCGGCGCTGATGATCAACCGCGGGTTCAACGAGGTGTACCAGATCGACGGCGGCATCGTCCGTTACGGCGAGACATTCGGCGATGACGGACTGTGGGATGGTGAGCTCACAGTGTTCGACGGCCGCGAGTCAATGCCGCTGGGCACGAACCCAAAGATCATCGGCGCGTGCGTGAACTGCGGCAGCGCATGCTCGCGCTTGCAGAACTGCGCCGAGGTCAGCTGCCCGCAGCGGCTCGTCGTGTGCCCCGAGTGCGCCGAACGCCAGCCGCTATGTGACCGGCATCCAGCAACCGCCGCGGCCTAA
- a CDS encoding metallopeptidase family protein, giving the protein MSVEDFEQLVTEELDALPDEIVDGLENLVFVVEDRCENGSLDVLGVYEGFDLTERGNYDFAPLPDRIVLFREALLAICETEQDLRDEVHITLVHEIAHYYGIDDTQLHELGWA; this is encoded by the coding sequence ATGTCGGTCGAGGACTTCGAGCAGCTGGTCACAGAAGAGTTGGATGCGCTACCGGATGAGATCGTCGACGGTTTAGAGAACCTGGTGTTCGTCGTCGAGGACCGCTGCGAGAACGGTTCGCTGGATGTGCTCGGCGTGTACGAGGGCTTCGACCTCACCGAGCGCGGTAACTATGATTTCGCGCCGCTCCCCGACCGTATTGTGCTGTTTCGCGAAGCCCTCTTAGCTATTTGCGAAACCGAGCAGGACCTACGAGATGAGGTGCACATCACGCTCGTGCACGAGATTGCGCACTACTACGGAATCGACGACACCCAGCTCCACGAACTCGGCTGGGCCTAG
- the ettA gene encoding energy-dependent translational throttle protein EttA, producing MAEYIYQMVRARKKVGDKLILDDVTMSFFPGAKIGMVGPNGAGKSTILKIMAGLDQPSNGDAKLTPGFSVGILLQEPPLDESKTVRENVEEGVAEIKGKIDRFNAISAQMADPDADFDALMEEMGVLQGEIDAADAWDLDSQLEQAMDALRCPPADEPVTNLSGGERRRVALCKLLLEKPDLLLLDEPTNHLDAESVLWLEQHLQKYPGAVIAVTHDRYFLDHVAGWIAEVDRGRLYPYEGNYSTYLEKKKERLQIQGKKDAKLAKRLAEELEWVRSNAKGRQAKSKARLARYEEMAAEAERTRKLDFEEIQIPPGPRLGNVVIEASDLKKGFGERVLFDNLSFSLPRNGIVGIIGPNGVGKSTLFKTIVGLEPLDSGDLKIGETVKISYVDQNRAGIDPEQTVWEVVSDGLDYIQVGQVEIPSRAYVSSFGFKGPDQQKKAGVLSGGERNRLNLALTLKQGGNLLLLDEPTNDLDVETLSSLENALLEFPGCAVVITHDRWFLDRVATHILAYEGTDENPSNWYWYEGNFEGYEANKIERLGPEAAKPSRVTYRKLTRD from the coding sequence ATGGCCGAGTACATCTATCAAATGGTTCGCGCTCGCAAGAAGGTGGGCGACAAGCTCATCCTCGACGACGTTACGATGTCGTTCTTCCCCGGAGCGAAAATCGGTATGGTCGGCCCGAACGGTGCCGGTAAGTCCACCATTCTGAAGATCATGGCCGGCCTCGACCAGCCCTCCAACGGTGACGCCAAGCTCACCCCGGGCTTCAGCGTTGGCATCCTGCTGCAGGAGCCTCCGCTGGACGAGAGCAAGACCGTGCGTGAAAACGTTGAAGAGGGCGTTGCCGAAATTAAGGGCAAGATCGACCGCTTTAACGCAATCTCGGCACAGATGGCCGACCCGGATGCAGACTTCGACGCGCTCATGGAAGAAATGGGTGTGCTGCAGGGCGAGATCGACGCGGCTGATGCCTGGGACCTCGATTCTCAGCTCGAACAGGCAATGGATGCACTTCGCTGCCCACCGGCAGATGAGCCGGTGACCAACCTCTCCGGTGGTGAGCGTCGTCGCGTTGCCCTGTGCAAGCTCCTGCTCGAAAAGCCCGACCTGCTGCTGCTTGACGAGCCCACTAACCACCTCGATGCCGAGAGCGTGCTCTGGCTCGAGCAGCACCTGCAGAAGTACCCCGGTGCGGTAATCGCAGTAACCCACGACCGGTACTTCCTTGACCACGTTGCCGGCTGGATCGCCGAGGTTGACCGTGGTCGCCTTTACCCGTACGAGGGCAACTACTCGACTTACCTCGAAAAGAAGAAAGAACGTCTGCAGATCCAGGGCAAGAAAGATGCGAAGCTCGCAAAGCGTCTTGCCGAAGAACTCGAGTGGGTGCGGTCGAACGCTAAAGGACGTCAGGCCAAGTCGAAGGCCCGTCTTGCGCGATACGAAGAGATGGCTGCCGAGGCCGAGCGCACACGCAAGCTCGACTTCGAAGAGATCCAGATTCCGCCGGGACCGCGCCTGGGTAATGTCGTGATCGAAGCCAGCGACCTCAAGAAGGGCTTCGGCGAGCGGGTACTGTTCGACAACCTGTCGTTCTCGCTGCCGCGCAACGGTATCGTCGGCATCATCGGACCGAACGGTGTCGGTAAATCGACACTGTTCAAGACCATCGTTGGTCTTGAACCGCTCGACTCGGGCGATCTCAAGATCGGTGAAACGGTCAAGATTTCCTACGTAGACCAGAACCGTGCTGGTATCGACCCAGAACAGACCGTGTGGGAAGTCGTCTCCGACGGACTTGACTACATCCAGGTTGGTCAGGTCGAAATCCCGTCTCGCGCTTACGTCTCGTCGTTCGGCTTCAAGGGACCCGACCAGCAGAAGAAAGCAGGTGTGCTTTCCGGTGGTGAGCGCAACCGCCTGAACCTCGCACTCACCCTCAAGCAGGGCGGCAACCTGCTGCTGCTTGACGAACCCACGAACGACCTCGACGTCGAAACGCTTTCGAGCCTCGAAAACGCGCTACTCGAGTTCCCCGGCTGCGCCGTGGTCATCACCCACGACCGGTGGTTCCTCGACCGCGTTGCCACCCACATCCTCGCTTACGAAGGCACCGACGAGAACCCCTCGAACTGGTACTGGTACGAGGGCAACTTCGAAGGCTACGAGGCGAACAAGATCGAACGTCTCGGCCCAGAAGCAGCGAAGCCTTCGCGCGTCACCTACCGCAAGCTCACGCGGGACTAA
- the msrA gene encoding peptide-methionine (S)-S-oxide reductase MsrA has protein sequence MVTEFVLAGGCFWCLDAVYRRVRGVEDVVSGYTGGHTEHPTYEQVCSGTTGHAEAVRVWFDEDVVPASVILDVFFTLHDPTQLNRQGGDVGTQYRSAMFPADDQQRAVFAAARDRADEYWDGAVVTTIEPLGTFTDAEPMHQDFYARNPNQGYCLAVAQPKVNKVRASFAEWMR, from the coding sequence ATGGTTACTGAGTTCGTGCTTGCTGGCGGTTGTTTCTGGTGTTTAGACGCGGTGTATCGCCGAGTGCGCGGTGTTGAAGATGTGGTGTCCGGATACACCGGCGGGCACACGGAGCATCCGACGTACGAACAGGTGTGTTCGGGAACGACCGGGCACGCGGAAGCGGTGCGCGTGTGGTTCGACGAAGACGTCGTTCCCGCATCCGTGATCCTCGATGTGTTCTTCACCCTGCATGACCCAACGCAGCTCAACCGGCAGGGCGGGGATGTGGGTACGCAGTATCGCTCGGCGATGTTCCCTGCCGATGACCAGCAGCGAGCGGTGTTTGCAGCAGCACGAGACCGTGCCGACGAGTACTGGGATGGCGCGGTGGTGACGACCATCGAACCGCTCGGCACATTCACCGACGCCGAACCAATGCACCAAGATTTCTACGCCCGCAACCCAAACCAGGGGTATTGCCTTGCGGTGGCGCAGCCCAAGGTCAATAAGGTGCGGGCCAGTTTTGCCGAATGGATGCGGTAG
- a CDS encoding thiamine ABC transporter substrate-binding protein, whose translation MSTRPISALAAVATAALALGTLAGCSIATGGNQTGESTGGKVTVLTHDSFEISEELSKKFEAETGYQLVTTAPGDAGVVASQLKLEGGASGVDAVFGIDNYSALDIAQSDALADYTSPKLPESAKSYDLSEKLTPIDRGQVCVNIDHDWFKEQGKPEPASIEDLAKPEYASLFTLTNPTTSSPGLAFMVATVNRFGEDKWHDYWNDLLEGGAKINDSWSDAYFTDFSGAEGAGKYPLVLSYSSSPAATERTTGVLADSCTEQVEYAGVLKDAANPEGAQAFIDFMLDEQFQQELPEAMYMYPINDDTSLPEAWSEKATLVDDPIEVDLEQLNAKRETWLKEWTELYERQS comes from the coding sequence ATGTCGACCCGACCAATCTCCGCGCTGGCAGCCGTCGCGACCGCTGCGCTCGCGCTCGGCACCCTCGCCGGGTGCTCCATCGCAACCGGCGGCAACCAGACCGGCGAATCAACCGGCGGAAAAGTCACCGTACTCACGCACGACTCCTTTGAAATCAGCGAAGAGCTGAGCAAGAAGTTCGAAGCAGAAACCGGCTACCAACTGGTAACCACCGCCCCCGGTGATGCCGGTGTGGTCGCATCACAGCTCAAGCTCGAAGGCGGCGCCTCGGGCGTGGACGCAGTATTCGGAATCGATAACTACTCGGCCCTTGATATCGCGCAGAGCGATGCGCTTGCCGACTACACCTCGCCGAAGCTGCCGGAATCGGCGAAATCGTATGATCTGTCCGAGAAGCTGACGCCCATCGACCGCGGCCAGGTCTGTGTCAACATCGACCACGACTGGTTCAAGGAACAAGGCAAACCCGAGCCGGCAAGCATCGAGGACCTCGCGAAGCCCGAGTACGCATCGCTGTTCACACTCACCAACCCGACCACCTCCTCGCCGGGCCTGGCGTTCATGGTCGCGACCGTGAACCGATTCGGTGAAGACAAGTGGCACGACTACTGGAACGACCTGCTCGAAGGCGGTGCCAAGATCAACGACAGCTGGTCGGATGCATACTTCACCGACTTCTCCGGGGCTGAAGGCGCAGGCAAATACCCGCTGGTACTGAGCTACTCATCCTCACCCGCCGCAACCGAACGCACCACCGGCGTGCTGGCAGATAGCTGCACCGAACAGGTTGAGTACGCGGGCGTGCTTAAGGATGCGGCAAACCCAGAGGGTGCGCAGGCATTCATCGACTTCATGCTTGACGAACAGTTCCAGCAAGAGCTGCCCGAAGCGATGTACATGTATCCGATCAACGACGACACCTCGCTTCCCGAAGCCTGGTCAGAAAAAGCCACGCTCGTGGACGACCCGATCGAAGTCGATCTCGAACAACTCAACGCCAAGCGCGAAACCTGGCTGAAGGAATGGACCGAGCTCTACGAGCGGCAGTCGTAG
- a CDS encoding M23 family metallopeptidase, which yields MDLAYPFSGSWLVQNSPANRIPSHGTTALASSYAIDFTPVDARGVSAPIRIASLIRPEPPERFAGFGRPITAPCSGEVVRAVDDYPDHVAYRGFPSIGYARSQPKRLRAGGWLGLAGNHVVIRATADRFVALCHLKHGSIDVRVGERVATGAHVGACGNTGNSTEPHLHLQVMDAPDPERARAVPVTFDGFLPRNGAIVSPEGNR from the coding sequence ATGGATCTCGCCTATCCGTTTTCCGGATCCTGGCTGGTGCAGAACTCACCGGCCAACCGCATCCCGAGCCACGGCACCACCGCTCTTGCCTCCAGCTACGCGATTGATTTCACGCCGGTGGATGCGCGCGGGGTGAGCGCGCCGATTCGAATTGCAAGCCTCATCCGTCCCGAACCGCCCGAACGGTTCGCCGGTTTCGGTCGCCCGATCACCGCGCCGTGTTCGGGGGAAGTGGTGCGCGCCGTTGATGACTATCCCGATCACGTGGCGTACCGTGGCTTCCCCTCGATTGGCTATGCGCGTTCTCAGCCCAAGCGGCTGCGAGCTGGTGGCTGGCTCGGGCTCGCTGGCAACCACGTCGTTATTCGGGCTACGGCCGATCGCTTCGTCGCGCTGTGCCACCTGAAGCACGGCAGCATCGACGTCCGCGTGGGCGAGCGAGTCGCTACCGGAGCACACGTGGGTGCCTGCGGCAACACGGGAAACAGCACCGAACCGCATCTGCACCTGCAGGTAATGGACGCCCCCGATCCCGAGCGCGCTCGAGCGGTGCCGGTGACGTTCGACGGGTTCCTTCCCCGAAACGGCGCGATCGTATCCCCGGAGGGGAATCGTTAG
- a CDS encoding iron ABC transporter permease, which produces MPHPHNSPPVRETASRRTSAIAFYTVAAGIMLVLVALFYWPVTAMLLRGFGADTAAGNTPLLEVLGDTRNLRIIGTTCAMALAATIGSCVLGVPAAMVLYRRRFPGREVIRACITVPFVLPTVVVGVAFRALLTGDGPLAFLGLENTTTAVIAAMVFFNVSVVVRQVGGMWATLDGKLVDAARTLGAGPIRAFVTVTLPQLAPAIAASAGLVFLFCTTSFGIVQTLGAPGAGTIETEIYKQTVVYHDLSAAAALSSVQVVIVLLSMWATSRLSAGVESSLRMRDDRLPAPRRSDTFAVIVTAASALLVIAPLVTLLLRSLHSAGEWSLCNYQLLGTSGTGFGGGVTVFEAMQHSLATAVDATIIALLLGLPLGLLLSRRTDRARNRWMARTQRLLDAASTLPLGVSAVVVGFGFLITWQAVSPSLAHSGALVPLAQAVIALPMVVRSIVPVLRAIDPRLREAAATLGASPWRVLWTVDGPVIARAVGVAAGFAFAISLGEFGATSFLAAADRVTLPVLIARLLGRPGGDNYGMALAGAVILAVVTAGAMLCLERMRPKQPRSHTFATAALTEEKAR; this is translated from the coding sequence ATGCCGCATCCGCACAACAGCCCACCAGTACGAGAAACCGCGAGTCGACGAACCAGCGCCATAGCGTTCTACACCGTCGCCGCGGGCATCATGCTCGTGCTGGTGGCGCTGTTCTATTGGCCGGTCACTGCGATGCTGCTGCGTGGATTCGGCGCCGATACGGCAGCCGGTAACACACCGCTACTCGAAGTGCTCGGCGATACGCGCAACCTGCGCATCATCGGCACCACTTGTGCCATGGCGCTCGCGGCCACCATCGGTTCCTGTGTGCTGGGCGTTCCTGCGGCAATGGTGCTCTATCGACGCAGATTTCCGGGACGCGAGGTGATTCGCGCCTGCATCACCGTGCCATTCGTGCTGCCCACGGTCGTGGTCGGCGTCGCCTTCCGTGCGCTACTTACGGGCGATGGTCCGCTGGCTTTCCTGGGGCTAGAAAACACCACGACCGCCGTCATCGCGGCCATGGTGTTCTTCAACGTCTCGGTTGTGGTGCGTCAGGTTGGCGGGATGTGGGCAACGCTCGATGGCAAGCTCGTGGATGCGGCCCGGACGCTCGGTGCCGGCCCCATTCGCGCGTTCGTGACGGTGACGCTACCGCAGCTTGCGCCGGCGATTGCCGCATCGGCGGGCTTGGTGTTTCTGTTCTGCACGACCTCATTCGGCATCGTGCAAACCCTCGGTGCCCCCGGTGCCGGAACTATCGAAACCGAGATCTACAAACAGACCGTGGTGTATCACGATCTGAGTGCGGCAGCGGCGCTCTCCAGCGTGCAGGTCGTGATCGTGCTGTTATCGATGTGGGCCACCAGTCGGCTGAGCGCGGGCGTCGAAAGCTCGCTCCGGATGCGCGACGATAGGCTACCGGCCCCGCGCCGTTCCGATACGTTCGCGGTGATCGTAACCGCCGCATCCGCCCTGCTCGTCATCGCCCCGCTGGTAACCCTGCTGTTGCGCTCACTGCATTCGGCAGGGGAGTGGTCGCTGTGCAACTACCAGCTGCTTGGAACCAGCGGCACCGGATTTGGTGGCGGCGTAACCGTGTTCGAAGCCATGCAGCACTCACTCGCGACCGCCGTTGACGCGACCATAATTGCGTTGCTGCTGGGCCTACCACTCGGGCTTTTGCTCTCACGCCGCACCGACCGCGCGCGCAATCGTTGGATGGCTCGCACCCAGCGGCTCCTGGATGCGGCAAGCACGCTCCCCTTGGGAGTGTCCGCGGTGGTCGTAGGGTTCGGTTTTCTCATCACCTGGCAGGCGGTCTCCCCGAGCCTGGCGCACTCTGGCGCGCTCGTACCGCTCGCACAGGCAGTGATTGCGCTGCCGATGGTGGTGCGCTCGATCGTCCCGGTACTGCGCGCCATCGATCCGCGGCTTCGAGAAGCGGCAGCGACGCTCGGCGCATCCCCCTGGCGGGTGCTGTGGACCGTAGACGGCCCCGTGATCGCCCGGGCCGTGGGAGTCGCCGCTGGTTTCGCCTTCGCGATTTCACTGGGTGAGTTCGGCGCGACCTCGTTCCTGGCTGCCGCCGATCGGGTCACCCTGCCGGTGTTGATCGCTCGGCTCCTTGGTAGGCCGGGCGGAGACAATTACGGTATGGCGCTCGCCGGTGCAGTGATTCTCGCGGTGGTGACCGCCGGTGCCATGCTGTGCCTGGAGCGGATGCGCCCGAAACAACCGCGATCGCACACGTTCGCGACTGCAGCACTAACGGAGGAGAAAGCTCGATGA
- the orn gene encoding oligoribonuclease — MSDVTVANDKDRLVWIDCEMTGLNPEVDELCEIAVFVTDSNLNLIDESGLDIVIRPSQRALDNMNEFVTNMHRTSGLAEAIPKGVSVAEAQEQVLAYVKRFVPNERTAPLAGNTIGTDRMFLARYMPELDQHLHYRNIDVSTLKELARRWYPRVYFHSPQKHGGHRASADILESIRELRYYRAAMLPAEPGPSSDDAETAATKVTEEFSRYLER; from the coding sequence ATGAGTGATGTCACCGTTGCGAACGACAAGGATCGTCTGGTTTGGATCGACTGCGAGATGACCGGTCTGAATCCGGAAGTGGATGAGCTGTGCGAGATTGCGGTGTTCGTCACCGACTCCAATCTCAACCTGATCGACGAATCCGGGCTCGACATCGTCATTCGCCCGTCGCAACGTGCTCTCGACAATATGAACGAGTTCGTTACGAATATGCACCGCACCTCGGGTCTGGCCGAAGCCATTCCGAAGGGTGTTTCGGTCGCCGAAGCGCAAGAACAGGTGCTCGCCTACGTCAAGCGGTTTGTGCCGAACGAACGCACCGCGCCGCTTGCTGGTAACACCATCGGCACCGACCGGATGTTTCTTGCTCGCTACATGCCGGAGCTCGACCAGCACTTGCACTACCGCAACATCGATGTCTCCACCCTCAAAGAACTCGCACGCCGCTGGTACCCGCGGGTGTACTTCCACTCTCCGCAGAAGCACGGTGGGCATCGCGCGAGTGCCGACATCCTCGAGTCAATTCGGGAGCTGCGGTATTACCGGGCGGCGATGCTGCCTGCGGAGCCCGGCCCCTCGAGCGACGACGCAGAAACTGCGGCGACGAAAGTCACCGAAGAGTTCTCCCGCTACCTCGAGCGCTAA